The following are from one region of the Harpia harpyja isolate bHarHar1 chromosome 4, bHarHar1 primary haplotype, whole genome shotgun sequence genome:
- the WNT3 gene encoding proto-oncogene Wnt-3 has translation MDYHLLGLILSFLFNGTKVLAGYPIWWSLALGQQYSSLGSQPILCGSIPGLVPKQLRFCRNYIEIMPSVAEGVKLGIQECQHQFRGRRWNCTTIDDSLAIFGPVLDKATRESAFVHAIASAGVAFAVTRSCAEGTSTICGCDSHHKGPPGDGWKWGGCSEDADFGVLVSREFADARENRPDARSAMNRHNNEAGRTTILDHMHLKCKCHGLSGSCEVKTCWWAQPDFRAIGDYLKDKYDSASEMVVEKHRESRGWVETLRAKYALFKPPTERDLVYYENSPNFCEPNPETGSFGTRDRTCNVTSHGIDGCDLLCCGRGHNTRTEKRKEKCHCIFHWCCYVSCQECIRVYDVHTCK, from the exons GTCCCTTGCACTAGGTCAGCAGTACAGCTCCCTGGGGTCCCAGCCCATCCTCTGCGGCTCCATCCCCGGTCTCGTCCCCAAGCAGCTCCGCTTCTGCCGCAACTACATTGAGATCATGCCCAGCGTGGCTGAAGGGGTGAAGCTGGGCATCCAGGAGTGCCAGCACCAGTTCCGGGGCCGCCGCTGGAACTGCACCACCATTGACGACAGCCTGGCCATCTTCGGGCCGGTCCTGGACAAAG CCACACGAGAGTCTGCCTTTGTCCACGCCATCGCATCTGCAGGGGTGGCCTTCGCTGTAACCCGCTCCTGTGCTGAGGGCACGTCCACAATCTGCGGCTGTGACTCCCACCATAAAGGACCTCCAGGAGATGGCTGGAAATGGGGGGGATGCAGCGAGGATGCCGACTTTGGTGTGCTGGTGTCCCGGGAATTCGCAGACGCCCGAGAGAACCGGCCAGATGCCCGCTCAGCCATGAACAGACACAACAACGAGGCCGGCAGGACG ACCATCCTGGATCACATGCACCTGAAGTGCAAGTGCCACGGTCTCTCCGGAAGCTGCGAAGTCAAGACCTGCTGGTGGGCCCAGCCTGATTTCCGGGCAATTGGTGACTACCTGAAGGATAAATACGACAGCGCCTCTGAGATGGTGGTTGAAAAGCACCGAGAATCTCGGGGATGGGTAGAAACTCTTAGGGCCAAGTATGCTCTTTTCAAGCCACCAACGGAGCGGGATCTGGTCTACTATGAGAACTCCCCCAATTTTTGCGAGCCCAACCCAGAGACGGGCTCCTTTGGGACGAGGGACAGAACGTGCAACGTCACCTCCCACGGGATCGACGGCTGCGACCTGCTGTGCTGCGGTCGTGGCCACAACACCAGGACTGAGAAACGAAAGGAGAAGTGTCACTGCATCTTCCACTGGTGCTGCTATGTGAGCTGCCAGGAGTGTATACGCGTCTACGATGTCCACACCTGCAAGTAA